In one window of Vespa crabro chromosome 6, iyVesCrab1.2, whole genome shotgun sequence DNA:
- the LOC124424886 gene encoding monocarboxylate transporter 9 isoform X1 — MIVAKRNGRTPEMTALTTNIVEETEKKDRNLTRIDQVICELDDDIKLEDLAPDGGWGWMVALAMIIVLVTTLGPASSFAIIFGDFLVTTGQTGTAMTLFNSVFMITFSISSLLTNALLKKYSMRPVGIAGAMFFSIPNVALAFVNNVYQMAFIFFLQGIGIGLLITICNTNFNAYFVKKRTRVMSLAQTIIGMGGIAYPICIEKMMSMYGFRGTAALTGAFSLNCIAGMTMMHPVEWHARNPAEVRAEKIREADERKSKGFAISERRSTIHVHQESASTRRCSLRSLKEESSKEVPLLIDTYKTHAKKVASISELEGLRVRSWSLSAREALTRKFSTLSASSLTNLASGVGALTDIRHNRLDKITKVADQKQRDEHEDEQTLSMSNMLSDLLEVSLIKDRSFLNLCFGISFVFTSDFTFSSLLPLMLTNYGYDTSDAALAVMVGATAELISRILLAIFTVFVNVKAKYLFFIAMIAMSFAKAGFLIFENTLMGALVMNAAIGMVRSWLLVPQPLVIIEDISIDKFASAYGIFAVVNGIVSIFLGPFIGFVKDWTDSYRICQYAMLGMNSIFVIPWALQFIFVDLLKWRKERRNKILSSSLN; from the exons GAACCTGACAAGAATTGATCAAGTTATTTGTGAGCTGGATGATGATATTAAATTGGAGGATCTGGCACCAGACGGTGGTTGGGGGTGGATGGTGGCTTTGGCGATGATCATCGTTCTT gtGACGACGCTCGGACCGGCCTCGTCTTTCGCCATAATTTTCGGTGATTTTCTCGTGACTACTGGTCAGACTGGAACTGCCATGACGCTCTTTAATTCAGTCTTTATGATCACTTTCTCCATCTCTA GTTTATTAACGAATGCATTGTTGAAGAAATATTCGATGAGACCGGTTGGAATCGCTGGTGCGATGTTCTTCTCCATACCAAATGTCGCATTGGCATTCGTTAACAATGTCTACCAAATGGCtttcatattctttcttcAAGGGATCGGAATAGGCCTTCTTATTACGATATGTAACACGAATTTCAACGCTTACTTTGTGAAGAAACGTACCCGA GTAATGAGTCTGGCTCAAACGATCATCGGTATGGGTGGCATCGCTTATCCCATTTGTATTGAGAAAATGATGTCAATGTACGGTTTTCGAG GAACCGCAGCGTTGACAGGTGCTTTTAGTCTGAATTGCATTGCCGGTATGACGATGATGCATCCGGTCGAGTGGCATGCCAGAAATCCGGCGGAGGTTCGTGCAGAGAAAATTCGGGAGGCTGATGAGAGAAAATCGAAAGGATTTGCTATATCAGAACGACGTTCGACCATTCATGTTCATCAGGAGTCTGCATCAACCAGGAGGTGCAGTTTACGTAGCTTAAAGGAGGAAAGTTCAAAGGAAGTTCCTCTGCTAATTGATACTTACAAg acTCATGCAAAAAAAGTTGCATCAATATCCGAGCTCGAAGGTCTTCGTGTGAGATCGTGGTCCTTGTCGGCACGGGAAGCTTTGACTAGAAAATTCTCTACTCTTTCGGCATCGAGTTTGACAAATTTGGCCAGTGGTGTCGGGGCTCTTACAGATATCAGACACAATCGTTTGGATAAAATTACGAAGGTGGCCGATCAAAAACAACGAGATGAACACGAGGATGAACAGACATT atCAATGTCTAATATGTTATCCGATCTTTTGGAGGTGTCTTTGATAAAGGATCGCTCCTTTTTGAATTTATGTTTTGGCATCAGTTTCGTTTTTACGAGCGATTTTACATTTAGTTCATTACTGCCGTTAATGTTGACCAATTATGGATATGATACAAGCGATGCCGCTTTGGCTGTTATGGTTGGTGCTACAGCTGAATTGATTTCAAGAATTTTACTTgctattttcactgttttcgtCAACGTCAAAGCCAAGTACTTGTTTTTCATTGCCATGATCGCAATGTCATTTGCTAAAGCAg gatttttaattttcgaaaatactTTGATGGGCGCATTAGTGATGAATGCAGCAATTGGAATGGTCCGTTCTTGGCTGCTAGTTCCTCAACCTTTAGTTATCATAGAGGACATTAGCATTGATAAATTTGCATCTGCTTATGGTATTTTTGCGGTTGTCAATGGTATCGTCTCGATTTTTTTAGGTCCTTTTATTG gGTTTGTTAAGGATTGGACTGACAGCTATCGAATTTGCCAATACGCTATGTTAGGAATGAATTCCATTTTCGTCATTCCATGGGCTTTGCAGTTTATTTTCGTAGATCTTCTAAAATGGAGGAAGGAGCGacgaaacaaaattttatcatcctccctaaattaa
- the LOC124424886 gene encoding uncharacterized protein LOC124424886 isoform X2 translates to MLPVTTLGPASSFAIIFGDFLVTTGQTGTAMTLFNSVFMITFSISSLLTNALLKKYSMRPVGIAGAMFFSIPNVALAFVNNVYQMAFIFFLQGIGIGLLITICNTNFNAYFVKKRTRVMSLAQTIIGMGGIAYPICIEKMMSMYGFRGTAALTGAFSLNCIAGMTMMHPVEWHARNPAEVRAEKIREADERKSKGFAISERRSTIHVHQESASTRRCSLRSLKEESSKEVPLLIDTYKTHAKKVASISELEGLRVRSWSLSAREALTRKFSTLSASSLTNLASGVGALTDIRHNRLDKITKVADQKQRDEHEDEQTLSMSNMLSDLLEVSLIKDRSFLNLCFGISFVFTSDFTFSSLLPLMLTNYGYDTSDAALAVMVGATAELISRILLAIFTVFVNVKAKYLFFIAMIAMSFAKAGFLIFENTLMGALVMNAAIGMVRSWLLVPQPLVIIEDISIDKFASAYGIFAVVNGIVSIFLGPFIGFVKDWTDSYRICQYAMLGMNSIFVIPWALQFIFVDLLKWRKERRNKILSSSLN, encoded by the exons ATGTTGCCG gtGACGACGCTCGGACCGGCCTCGTCTTTCGCCATAATTTTCGGTGATTTTCTCGTGACTACTGGTCAGACTGGAACTGCCATGACGCTCTTTAATTCAGTCTTTATGATCACTTTCTCCATCTCTA GTTTATTAACGAATGCATTGTTGAAGAAATATTCGATGAGACCGGTTGGAATCGCTGGTGCGATGTTCTTCTCCATACCAAATGTCGCATTGGCATTCGTTAACAATGTCTACCAAATGGCtttcatattctttcttcAAGGGATCGGAATAGGCCTTCTTATTACGATATGTAACACGAATTTCAACGCTTACTTTGTGAAGAAACGTACCCGA GTAATGAGTCTGGCTCAAACGATCATCGGTATGGGTGGCATCGCTTATCCCATTTGTATTGAGAAAATGATGTCAATGTACGGTTTTCGAG GAACCGCAGCGTTGACAGGTGCTTTTAGTCTGAATTGCATTGCCGGTATGACGATGATGCATCCGGTCGAGTGGCATGCCAGAAATCCGGCGGAGGTTCGTGCAGAGAAAATTCGGGAGGCTGATGAGAGAAAATCGAAAGGATTTGCTATATCAGAACGACGTTCGACCATTCATGTTCATCAGGAGTCTGCATCAACCAGGAGGTGCAGTTTACGTAGCTTAAAGGAGGAAAGTTCAAAGGAAGTTCCTCTGCTAATTGATACTTACAAg acTCATGCAAAAAAAGTTGCATCAATATCCGAGCTCGAAGGTCTTCGTGTGAGATCGTGGTCCTTGTCGGCACGGGAAGCTTTGACTAGAAAATTCTCTACTCTTTCGGCATCGAGTTTGACAAATTTGGCCAGTGGTGTCGGGGCTCTTACAGATATCAGACACAATCGTTTGGATAAAATTACGAAGGTGGCCGATCAAAAACAACGAGATGAACACGAGGATGAACAGACATT atCAATGTCTAATATGTTATCCGATCTTTTGGAGGTGTCTTTGATAAAGGATCGCTCCTTTTTGAATTTATGTTTTGGCATCAGTTTCGTTTTTACGAGCGATTTTACATTTAGTTCATTACTGCCGTTAATGTTGACCAATTATGGATATGATACAAGCGATGCCGCTTTGGCTGTTATGGTTGGTGCTACAGCTGAATTGATTTCAAGAATTTTACTTgctattttcactgttttcgtCAACGTCAAAGCCAAGTACTTGTTTTTCATTGCCATGATCGCAATGTCATTTGCTAAAGCAg gatttttaattttcgaaaatactTTGATGGGCGCATTAGTGATGAATGCAGCAATTGGAATGGTCCGTTCTTGGCTGCTAGTTCCTCAACCTTTAGTTATCATAGAGGACATTAGCATTGATAAATTTGCATCTGCTTATGGTATTTTTGCGGTTGTCAATGGTATCGTCTCGATTTTTTTAGGTCCTTTTATTG gGTTTGTTAAGGATTGGACTGACAGCTATCGAATTTGCCAATACGCTATGTTAGGAATGAATTCCATTTTCGTCATTCCATGGGCTTTGCAGTTTATTTTCGTAGATCTTCTAAAATGGAGGAAGGAGCGacgaaacaaaattttatcatcctccctaaattaa
- the LOC124424888 gene encoding cytochrome c-like, protein MGNVERGKSLFMKYCSTCHTIEKDGKHKIGPNLFGVVGRTSGTMPGFLYTEHMKKKACTWDENTLDIYLENPKKFLPGTRMVFIGIKKSEERTDLIAFLKTLK, encoded by the exons ATGGGCAACGTCGAACGTGGAAAGtcattatttatgaaatactGCTCAACTTGTCATACAATCGAGAAAGATGGGAAACATAAAATAGGTCCTAATCTTTTCGGGGTCGTAGGCAGAACAAGTGGTA CCATGCCTGGATTCTTATATACAGAACatatgaagaagaaagctTGTACGTGGGATGAAAATACCttagatatttatttggaGAATCCAAAGAAATTTCTACCAGGCACAAGAATGGTATTTATTGGCATAAAGAAGAGTGAAGAACGAACAGATTTAATAGCGTTTTTAAAGacgttaaaataa
- the LOC124424887 gene encoding cytochrome P450 4g15-like: protein MERVPIISSFLSTTGFYPLVILTIILATIYYYMETSRLVRYGRKLPGPPTVPFFGNALLVRNIHPKDILQTLINMDIYGPTVRAFFGSKLFVFLTDPRDVEIILSSHVHITKSPEYRFFKPWLGDGLLISNGQKWYSHRKIIAPAFHISVLKSFVPLFYENSWSLIKRLRDQVGKEFDCHDYLSAITVDILMETAMGVKETQKDKNSFDYAMAVMKMCNIIHLRQYKLLLRFDTYFNWTKHGIEQKNLLNIIHGLTTRLIKQKKAETLDSHLMMSDEKSQTDKKETKKTNKNKNNKTGKEYMKLHYAKDDLDEIDENDVGEKRRLAFLDQMLELAKTGTNLTDEEIKEEVNTIMFEGHDTTAAASSFVLCILGAHQDIQEQVMKELNEIFKGSDRPCTFQDTIEMKYLERVILETLRLFPPVPAIARVLNEDVQLASNKNILPSGCRIIIPSYKIHRMPEFYSNPDVFNPDNFLPEKMQQRHYYAFIPFSAGPRSCVGRKYALLKLKVLISTILRNYKILADVSEKDFQLQVDIILKRSDGFNIKIEPRQKVAQESCT, encoded by the exons ATGGAAAGAGTTCCAATTATATCATCTTTCTTATCAACTACGGGATTTTATCCCTTGGTGATACTAACCATCATTCTAGCTACGATTTACTACTATATGGAAACATCACGGCTTGTTCGATATGGGAGAAAACTTCCAg gaCCTCCAACTGTTCCGTTTTTTGGAAATGCTTTGCTAGTAAGGAATATTCATCCAAAAGATATCTTACAAACTTTGATAAACATGGATATTTATGGACCCACTGTTCGTGCTTTCTTTGGATCGAAGTTATTCGTATTTCTTACTGACCCGCGTGATGTCGAAATCATTCTTAGCAGTCACGTTCACATAACCAAATCTCCGGAGTACAG ATTTTTCAAGCCCTGGCTAGGTGATGGTTTATTAATTAGCAATGGCCAAAAATGGTACTCTCACAGGAAAATTATAGCACCTGCATTTCATATTAGTGTATTAAAATCGTTTGTACCATTATTTTATGAGAATAGCTGGAGTTTGATAAAAAGATTACGAGATCAAGTTGGCAAAGAGTTTGATTGTCACGATTATTTGTCAGCAATAACGGTCGATATTTTAATGGAAACCGCTATGGGTGTTAAGGAAACCCAAAAAGACAAGAACAGTTTCGATTATGCCATGGCTGTAATGAA AATGTGCAATATTATCCATCTAAGGCAGTACAAGTTGCTGTTAAGATTTGACACATACTTCAATTGGACCAAGCATGGGattgaacaaaaaaatcttttgaacATAATTCACGGCCTGACAACACGATtgataaaacagaaaaaagcaGAAACTCTGGATTCACATTTAATGATGTCTGACGAGAAATCTCAAacggacaaaaaagaaacgaaaaaaaccaataaaaataaaaataataaaacgggAAAAGAATATATGAAATTGCATTATGCCAAGGATGATCTCGACGAAATCGACGAAAATGATGTAGGAGAGAAAAGACGCTTGGCTTTCTTGGATCAGATGCTTGAGCTCGCGAAAACGGGTACTAATCTTACCGATGaggaaattaaagaagaagttAACACTATAATGTTTGAG gGTCACGATACTACGGCAGCAGCTTCCAGCTTCGTTCTCTGTATCTTGGGAGCTCATCAAGATATTCAA GAACAAGTGatgaaagaattaaatgaGATATTCAAAGGATCAGATAGACCATGCACATTTCAAGATactattgaaatgaaatatttggaGAGAGTTATTTTAGAAACCTTGCGACTATTTCCACCGGTCCCAGCGATAGCGAGAGTTCTTAACGAAGACGTACAACTAg ccagcaataaaaatattttaccttCGGGATGTAGAATCATAATACCGTCTTATAAAATTCATCGCATGCccgaattttattcaaatccGGACGTATTTAATCCAGATAACTTTTTACCCGAAAAAATGCAACAGAGACATTATTATGCCTTTATTCCTTTCAGTGCAGGTCCCAG atCCTGCGTGGGACGCAAGTATGCATTGTTAAAGCTGAAAGTACTTATATCAACAATTCTAAGAAACTATAAGATTCTAGCCGATGTATCTGAGAAAGATTTTCAACTACAGGTTGATATTATTCTGAAGAGATCTGATggtttcaatataaaaatcgagCCACGCCAAAAAGTTGCTCAAGAAAGTTGTACTTAA